A region of Diospyros lotus cultivar Yz01 chromosome 3, ASM1463336v1, whole genome shotgun sequence DNA encodes the following proteins:
- the LOC127797034 gene encoding uncharacterized protein LOC127797034, whose amino-acid sequence MTTTEETDATPAAPDVTHLAAAAVAEAATAAVPSDGELDPEIDTDFVVDPAYATSKQLKEEQDEVAREAHGGGIETLKSVVIISGVVVAVIGALFAVAKKFREA is encoded by the exons ATGACGACCACAGAAGAAACAGATGCCACTCCGGCCGCCCCCGATGTCACCCACTTGGCAGCAGCTGCAGTGGCGGAAGCCGCAACCGCCGCAGTTCCTTCTGACGGAGAACTGGACCCAGAGATCGATACCGATTTTGTGGTCGATCCTGCATATGCTACTTCTAAGCAGTTGAAG GAGGAACAAGATGAGGTGGCGAGGGAAGCGCATGGCGGCGGAATTGAAACCCTCAAATCGGTAGTTATAATATCCGGGGTGGTTGTGGCGGTGATCGGAGCTCTATTTGCGGTGGCCAAGAAGTTCAGAGAAGCATGA
- the LOC127797032 gene encoding N-carbamoylputrescine amidase — protein sequence MQQRREEKRRKGREGRPLIEEVFLEREREREREESEFASGKEKMEGRKVVVSALQFACTDDVSSNVATAERLVRAAHKRGANIVLIQELFEGYYFCQAQREDFFQRAKSCKGHPTILRMQKLAKELGVVIPVSFFEEANNAHYNSIVIIDADGSDLGLYRKSHIPDGPGYQEKFYFNPGDTGFKVFQTKFAKIGVAICWDQWFPEAARAMALQGAEILFYPTAIGSEPQDAGLDSRDHWKRVMQGHAGANLVPLVASNRIGKEIINTEHGNSEITFYGNSFIAGPTGEIVACADDKEEAVLVAQFDLDKIKSKRHSWGVFRDRRPDLYKVLLSLDGGKPQL from the exons ATGCAGCAG agaagagaagagaagagaaggaagggaagggaaggccGGCCCCTGATTGAAGAAGtgtttttagagagagagagagagagagagagagaggagagtgAGTTTGCGTCGGGGAAGGAGAAAATGGAGGGAAGGAAAGTGGTGGTTTCAGCTCTGCAATTCGCTTGCACCGACGACGTCTCCTCTAATGTTGCTACTGCCGaaag GCTGGTTAGAGCTGCTCACAAGCGTGGTGCAAACATTGTTCTCATTCAG GAACTATTTGAAGGTTATTACTTTTGTCAAGCACAAAGGGAGGATTTCTTTCAGCGAGCTAAATCTTGTAAAGGACACCCCACAATTCTAAG GATGCAAAAACTTGCAAAAGAGTTGGGGGTAGTTATACCGGTTAGCTTTTTTGAAGAGGCAAACAATGCTCATTACAATTCAATAGTCATAATTGATGCCGATGGGTCTGACCTTGGATTATATAGGAAGTCGCATATTCCAGATGGACCAG GATACCAGgaaaagttttattttaatccaGGAGACACTGGCTTTAAG GTTTTCCAAACTAAATTTGCAAAAATTGGAGTTG CAATTTGCTGGGATCAGTGGTTTCCAGAGGCTGCTCGAGCAATGGCTCTCCAAGGtgcagaaatattattttacccTACTGCTATTGGTTCTGAACCTCAAGATGCAGGACTTGATTCGCGTGACCACTGGAAGCGTGTTATGCAGGGTCATGCCGGGGCCAATTTG GTACCTCTGGTGGCTTCAAACCGCATAGGTAAGGAGATAATTAATACTGAGCATGGAAACAGTGAGATCACGTTCTACGGAAACTCTTTTATAGCAG GACCAACTGGCGAAATTGTTGCATGTGCTGATGACAAAGAGGAAGCTGTTCTTGTAGCCCAGTTTGATCTAGACAAGATAAAGTCCAAGAGACATAGTTGGGGAGTATTTCGAGATCGGCGTCCAGACTTATACAAGGTGCTTCTTTCTTTAGATGGCGGCAAGCCCCAATTGTGA
- the LOC127797955 gene encoding protein FANTASTIC FOUR 1-like: MAACGSLQAIYEKTLPDPPTLLEALSPWQQMNNNSSSTAASINQDSSSSFTPIFNELHFNENHQEPSSPSTPSSSLMHQNNEAGISQSLPSDCFLTAHRNDDSFSSLNPESSQLCTEGLGSESFDDVEDSKSTDWQRQDGRINTGKNEIYVNPGGEYFRRSRSTGAVFPPPISSINGMSGKPWVSFKSYRHGGRFVLEEIRVPTQEFLHASREDGRLKLQFVQSDDEYEFINGGEGEDDDDDDEEEKGGQENYNDGEGEEESGGEENAQLPSCGNGGRS; encoded by the coding sequence ATGGCCGCCTGTGGAAGCCTCCAAGCCATCTACGAGAAGACATTGCCCGACCCCCCAACTTTGCTCGAGGCCCTCTCGCCATGGCAACAGATGAACAACAACTCATCATCAACCGCCGCCTCCATTAATCAAgactcttcctcttccttcacACCAATCTTCAACGAATTGCATTTCAACGAGAATCATCAAGAACCATCATCGCCATCTACTCCATCTTCATCTCTCATGCATCAAAACAATGAGGCGGGCATCAGCCAGAGCCTGCCATCGGATTGTTTCCTAACCGCCCACAGAAACGACGACAGTTTTTCATCCCTGAATCCGGAGAGTTCACAGTTATGCACGGAAGGGCTTGGATCCGAAAGCTTCGACGATGTTGAGGACTCGAAAAGTACTGATTGGCAAAGACAAGATGGGAGGATTAATACAGGGAagaatgaaatttatgttaatCCGGGCGGGGAATATTTCAGGAGATCAAGATCAACCGGAGCAGTGTTTCCTCCGCCAATTTCCAGTATTAATGGGATGAGTGGGAAGCCTTGGGTTAGCTTCAAATCATACCGGCACGGCGGGAGGTTCGTTCTCGAGGAAATAAGGGTTCCGACGCAGGAATTTCTGCATGCGAGCCGAGAAGATGGCCGCCTGAAGCTGCAGTTTGTTCAGTCCGACGATGAATACGAATTTATCAAcggaggagaaggagaagatgatgatgatgatgatgaagaagaaaagggtgGCCAAGAGAATTATAATGATggtgaaggggaagaagaaagtGGCGGTGAAGAGAATGCGCAGCTTCCGAGCTGTGGAAATGGAGGCCGTTCGTAA
- the LOC127796207 gene encoding ferredoxin, root R-B2-like — MSTARLPSQFAVRSAPHAPRVNAFIKIPTYLGSVKSVSKVFGLKTSADFRASMAAYKIKLISPEGEEHEFEAPDDAYILDTAENEGIELPYSCRAGACSTCAGQLASGTVDQSDGSFLDENQTKQGYLLTCISYPTSDCVIHTHKESDLY; from the coding sequence ATGTCAACGGCAAGACTTCCCTCTCAGTTTGCAGTCAGAAGTGCACCCCATGCCCCAAGGGTAAATGCCTTCATCAAGATCCCAACCTACTTGGGATCTGTGAAGAGCGTCTCTAAAGTATTTGGCTTGAAAACTTCTGCGGATTTTAGAGCATCGATGGCAGCATACAAGATCAAGCTGATTAGCCCAGAAGGCGAGGAGCACGAGTTTGAAGCCCCTGACGATGCTTACATCTTGGACACAGCCGAAAATGAAGGAATTGAGCTGCCATATTCTTGCAGAGCTGGTGCCTGCTCCACCTGTGCGGGGCAATTGGCGTCCGGTACCGTTGATCAATCTGATGGATCTTTCCTTGATGAGAACCAAACAAAACAGGGTTACTTGCTCACTTGTATTTCCTACCCGACTTCGGATTGTGTCATTCATACCCACAAGGAGTCTGATCTTTACTGA
- the LOC127796195 gene encoding 60S ribosomal protein L10a-like has protein sequence MSKLQSDALREAISQIASDAKEKKRNFTETIELQIGLKNYDPQKDKRFSGSVKLPHIPRPKMKVCMLGDAQHVEEAEKIGLEYMDVEGLKKLNKNKKLVKKLAKKYHAFLASEAVIKQIPRLLGPGLNKAGKFPTLVTHQESLESKVNETKATVKFQLKKVLCMGVAVGNCSMEEKQIFQNVQMSVNFLVSLLKKNWQNVRCLYLKSTMGKPVRIF, from the exons ATGAG TAAGCTTCAGAGCGATGCGCTGAGAGAAGCAATATCTCAGATTGCTAGTGATGCCAAGGAGAAGAAGCGCAATTTCACTGAAACCATTGAGCTCCAGATTGGTTTGAAGAACTATGATCCTCAAAAGGACAAACGGTTCAGCGGTTCTGTGAAGTTGCCTCACATTCCTCGACCCAAGATGAAGGTTTGCATGCTTGGTGATGCTCAGCATGTGGAAGAG GCTGAGAAGATAGGTTTGGAATATATGGATGTGGAAGGGCTGAAGAAGcttaacaaaaataagaaacttGTTAAGAAACTAGCTAAGAAATACCATGCCTTCTTAGCATCAGAAGCTGTCATCAAGCAGATTCCCCGTCTATTAGGTCCCGGTCTCAACAAAGCAG GGAAGTTCCCTACCCTAGTCACTCACCAGGAGTCTCTTGAGTCTAAAGTCAATGAGACTAAAGCAACTGTAAAGTTCCAGCTCAAGAAAGTTCTCTGCATGGGAGTTGCTGTTGGCAACTGCAGCATGGAGGAAAAGCAGATCTTTCAAAATGTTCAAATGAGTGTTAACTTTCTAGTTTCCTTGTTGAAGAAGAACTGGCAAAAT GTAAGGTGCTTGTACCTGAAGAGTACCATGGGGAAGCCCGTCCGAATCTTCTGA